Proteins from one Selenihalanaerobacter shriftii genomic window:
- a CDS encoding aminotransferase class V-fold PLP-dependent enzyme has translation MEVYFDNAATSYPKPDVVYDKMSEFFKNNGVSAGRGAYQKAFQAEQAIYNTRKSLAQLFNIADPTRIVFTHNITEAINLALKGLLKRNDHVITTSLEHNAIWRPLKELERDRGIEITKIECDSSGQIGIDKIKNAIKDNTKLIACLHASNVVGTILPIARMGEIANEAGIHFLLDTAQTAGVYPIDVKKMNIDLLAFTGHKGLLGPTGTGGLYIKEGIDLKPLKEGGTGNNSTSEYAPKELPNRYEAGTINTVGLIGLGAGVNYILEQGVEKIREKEVRLIDYALTKLSKVNGVILYGDKNVQKRVGVISFNLEGLDHADVAYKLDSEYNIMVRSGLHCAPNAHKTIGSFALGGTVRMGIGYFNTKEEINYLIKALKEMERMEE, from the coding sequence GTGGAAGTTTATTTTGATAATGCAGCTACATCTTATCCTAAACCAGATGTTGTTTACGATAAAATGTCTGAATTTTTTAAAAATAATGGAGTTAGTGCTGGTAGAGGTGCCTATCAAAAAGCATTTCAGGCTGAACAAGCTATCTATAATACTCGCAAGAGTTTAGCTCAATTATTCAATATAGCAGATCCTACTCGCATAGTTTTTACTCATAATATAACTGAAGCAATTAATTTGGCTCTAAAAGGTTTACTAAAAAGAAATGATCATGTAATTACTACTAGTTTAGAGCATAATGCTATTTGGCGTCCATTAAAAGAGTTAGAAAGAGATCGAGGAATAGAGATTACTAAGATTGAATGTGATAGTAGTGGGCAAATTGGTATAGATAAAATTAAAAATGCAATTAAAGATAATACTAAGTTAATTGCATGTTTACATGCTTCTAATGTAGTTGGTACTATCTTGCCTATAGCACGAATGGGAGAGATTGCAAATGAAGCAGGGATTCATTTTTTATTAGACACAGCTCAGACAGCTGGAGTATATCCTATCGATGTCAAAAAGATGAATATTGATCTGTTAGCTTTTACTGGTCATAAAGGATTATTAGGACCTACAGGAACCGGAGGCTTATATATTAAAGAAGGAATAGATTTAAAACCACTAAAGGAAGGTGGTACTGGTAATAATTCTACTTCTGAATATGCACCTAAGGAGCTACCGAATCGTTATGAAGCAGGAACTATTAATACTGTAGGATTAATTGGATTAGGGGCAGGTGTAAATTATATTTTAGAGCAAGGAGTAGAAAAGATTAGAGAAAAAGAAGTAAGATTGATAGATTATGCTTTAACTAAGTTATCAAAAGTTAATGGTGTAATACTTTATGGTGATAAAAATGTTCAAAAACGAGTAGGAGTTATTTCTTTCAATTTAGAAGGATTAGATCATGCAGATGTAGCTTATAAATTAGATAGTGAATATAATATTATGGTCAGATCAGGATTACATTGTGCTCCTAATGCTCATAAAACGATTGGTAGTTTTGCTTTAGGTGGTACTGTTAGAATGGGAATCGGTTATTTTAATACTAAAGAAGAGATTAATTACTTAATTAAGGCTTTAAAGGAGATGGAGAGGATGGAGGAATAG
- a CDS encoding thioredoxin family protein — MDIKVYGPGCKKCVKLKKNVMDALAELDVAANVEKVEDMAEIAKAGILSTPGLEINGDVKVKGRLVKVGEIKDLIEAEL, encoded by the coding sequence ATGGATATTAAGGTTTATGGACCTGGTTGTAAAAAGTGTGTAAAATTAAAGAAGAATGTAATGGATGCTTTAGCAGAATTGGATGTAGCAGCTAATGTAGAGAAAGTAGAAGACATGGCTGAAATAGCTAAAGCTGGAATATTAAGCACACCAGGATTAGAGATTAATGGAGATGTTAAAGTAAAAGGTAGATTAGTAAAAGTAGGTGAAATTAAAGATTTAATTGAAGCTGAGTTATAA
- a CDS encoding molybdopterin-dependent oxidoreductase: MKLTRRDFLKVSATTTGGLVALGATGCKRNPALSSLAKDDSNSIDGGEWKPTTCQGCTTWCPVEVKVVDGRAIKVKGNRYSKAHNGNICPRGHMSLQQVYDPDRIKVPMKRTNPKKGRNEDPKFVPITWDEAIEEIADRMLELRENNETHKYVTFRGRYTYMRDIIYGKFTKIFGSPNGISHSAICAEAEKFGSYYTEAYWGYRDYDLENTKYVLLWGADPLASNRQVPHSINAWGDVLDQAGVAVMDPRLSATAAKADEWLPVIPGEDGALAIAMAHVILAKGLWNKEFVGDFVDGKNRFKVGEEVDESTFKENYTNGVVKWWNLGLKDKTPQWAAKRSGISAKQIERVATDFAKAGPNVISWLATGASMHVRGGYTAMAAHALNGLVGSVDNKGGSIRHSDIPVDDFPGYKKYLDKVAKKGLEHHKMDQRGYKEFPALKKGKSGKGVVTNNAADAILDEEPYEIKVAIGYWNNFAFSCSGTDRWEEALTKLPFFVHITTNPAEMTQFADIVLPAAQHKYEKFGYVKSKANTHAYVTMNQPVIEPLWDVKMDETEVPWLIAEKMAEKGYDKLIKYFKTEIKDPETGKSPANEYEFSEYALKIRTQPLWDPKIKVNGDQINGWKEFRKLGVWNSESYKFKQNWDDFGTKTGKFEFYSETLKKALGKHAKKHHTDIDDILETCKYEARGELAFVPHYEEAYRWGEEREYPFVFFEHRSRLNREARSANCNWYQELKDVDPGDEAWNDVAKINPKDAKKLGIKTGDKIKLISPTGEIECEAKLWEGVRSGTVGKCYGQGHWAYGKVASEDYKNKLPRGGNNNEILPPDYERLSGSTARHGGVTRIKIKKI; the protein is encoded by the coding sequence ATGAAATTAACTAGACGAGACTTTCTAAAGGTTTCAGCAACAACTACTGGTGGACTTGTTGCTTTAGGAGCCACTGGATGTAAACGTAATCCAGCTTTAAGTTCTTTAGCTAAAGATGATTCAAATTCAATTGATGGAGGAGAATGGAAACCGACTACTTGTCAGGGATGTACTACCTGGTGTCCAGTTGAAGTAAAGGTTGTTGATGGTAGAGCAATCAAAGTTAAAGGAAATAGGTATTCTAAGGCTCATAATGGGAATATCTGTCCTCGGGGACATATGTCATTACAACAAGTTTATGATCCTGATAGAATTAAAGTTCCAATGAAACGAACTAATCCTAAAAAGGGTAGAAATGAAGATCCAAAATTTGTACCGATTACTTGGGATGAAGCAATTGAAGAGATAGCGGATAGGATGTTAGAGTTACGAGAAAATAATGAGACACATAAGTATGTTACTTTTCGAGGTAGATATACTTATATGAGAGATATTATATATGGAAAGTTCACTAAAATATTTGGTTCTCCAAATGGTATTTCTCATAGTGCTATTTGTGCTGAAGCAGAGAAGTTTGGGTCATATTATACTGAAGCATATTGGGGCTATAGAGATTATGATTTAGAGAATACGAAATATGTATTACTTTGGGGAGCAGACCCATTGGCCTCTAATCGTCAGGTACCTCATTCTATTAACGCTTGGGGAGATGTGCTTGATCAAGCAGGGGTAGCTGTTATGGATCCGAGACTTTCTGCAACTGCTGCTAAAGCTGACGAATGGTTGCCGGTTATTCCTGGTGAAGATGGTGCTTTGGCTATAGCAATGGCACATGTTATTTTAGCAAAAGGCCTTTGGAATAAAGAGTTTGTTGGTGATTTTGTTGATGGTAAGAATAGATTTAAGGTAGGAGAAGAAGTTGATGAATCTACCTTTAAAGAGAATTATACTAATGGGGTAGTTAAATGGTGGAATTTAGGACTAAAAGATAAAACCCCTCAGTGGGCAGCAAAACGTTCTGGAATTTCTGCTAAACAGATTGAAAGAGTTGCTACTGACTTTGCTAAGGCAGGACCAAATGTTATTTCCTGGTTAGCTACTGGAGCGTCAATGCATGTCCGTGGTGGCTATACTGCTATGGCAGCACATGCACTTAATGGATTAGTAGGTTCTGTTGATAATAAAGGTGGAAGTATTAGACATTCTGATATTCCAGTAGACGATTTTCCTGGTTATAAAAAGTATCTTGATAAAGTTGCTAAAAAAGGTTTAGAGCATCATAAGATGGATCAAAGAGGATATAAAGAGTTTCCTGCTCTAAAGAAAGGAAAATCTGGTAAAGGAGTTGTTACTAATAACGCTGCGGATGCTATATTAGATGAAGAACCTTATGAAATTAAGGTAGCTATCGGTTATTGGAATAACTTTGCTTTTTCTTGTTCTGGAACTGATAGATGGGAAGAAGCATTGACTAAACTTCCTTTCTTTGTGCATATAACGACTAATCCAGCAGAAATGACTCAATTTGCTGATATTGTACTACCTGCAGCTCAGCATAAATATGAAAAATTTGGTTATGTAAAGTCTAAAGCTAATACTCATGCTTATGTTACTATGAATCAGCCTGTTATTGAACCACTTTGGGATGTGAAGATGGATGAAACAGAAGTTCCTTGGTTAATAGCTGAGAAGATGGCTGAAAAAGGTTATGATAAACTTATTAAATATTTTAAAACAGAAATTAAAGATCCTGAAACAGGTAAATCTCCAGCTAATGAATATGAATTTAGTGAATATGCTCTTAAAATTCGTACTCAACCTCTTTGGGACCCTAAGATTAAGGTTAATGGTGATCAGATAAATGGTTGGAAGGAGTTTAGAAAGCTTGGAGTTTGGAATTCAGAGTCATATAAATTCAAACAAAACTGGGATGATTTTGGTACTAAAACAGGTAAATTTGAATTCTATAGTGAAACATTAAAGAAAGCTTTAGGTAAGCATGCTAAGAAGCATCATACTGATATTGATGATATTTTAGAGACATGTAAGTATGAAGCCAGAGGAGAACTTGCTTTTGTTCCTCATTATGAGGAAGCATATCGTTGGGGTGAAGAGAGAGAATATCCATTCGTTTTCTTTGAGCATCGGTCTCGACTTAACCGAGAAGCACGGTCAGCTAACTGTAATTGGTACCAAGAGTTAAAAGACGTCGACCCAGGTGATGAAGCCTGGAATGATGTAGCTAAGATAAATCCTAAGGATGCTAAAAAATTAGGAATTAAGACTGGAGATAAGATTAAACTTATTTCACCAACAGGTGAGATTGAATGTGAAGCTAAGCTATGGGAAGGTGTTCGCTCAGGAACAGTAGGTAAGTGTTATGGACAAGGTCATTGGGCTTATGGTAAGGTAGCTAGTGAAGATTATAAGAATAAATTACCACGTGGAGGAAATAATAACGAAATTCTTCCACCTGATTATGAACGACTAAGTGGAAGTACAGCCCGTCATGGTGGAGTTACTAGAATTAAAATCAAAAAAATATAA
- a CDS encoding response regulator transcription factor encodes MIKVLVSDDHSLVRKGIMTLLDNEADIKVVGEATNGEEAVKKARKLKPDVILMDLSMPRIDGMEATRKITSSNLKSKVLILTVHEEKGYFKEALEAGGSGYILKKAADVELLSAIRAVHREEVFIYPSMTKILISNYLATNNNSKMKKELTGQEKRCQSCQQETENVENIDDNQGQDDNYSLLSNREREVFELVAMGYTNKQIGQELVISVKTVETHKFRMMKKLELNKRSEVVRLAIKKGIL; translated from the coding sequence ATGATTAAAGTGTTGGTAAGTGATGACCATTCATTGGTTCGGAAAGGTATCATGACTCTTCTTGATAACGAAGCAGATATTAAAGTTGTTGGTGAAGCTACTAATGGAGAAGAAGCTGTAAAGAAAGCTCGAAAACTCAAACCAGATGTGATTTTAATGGATTTATCTATGCCTAGGATTGACGGTATGGAAGCTACACGTAAGATTACTTCTAGTAATTTAAAAAGTAAGGTACTTATTTTAACTGTTCATGAAGAAAAAGGATACTTTAAAGAAGCCTTGGAAGCAGGTGGATCAGGATATATATTAAAGAAAGCAGCTGATGTTGAATTATTGTCTGCTATTCGAGCAGTTCATCGTGAGGAGGTCTTTATTTATCCCTCTATGACAAAAATTTTAATAAGTAATTATTTAGCAACAAATAACAATAGTAAAATGAAAAAAGAATTAACAGGTCAGGAGAAAAGATGTCAGTCTTGTCAGCAAGAGACAGAAAATGTGGAGAATATAGATGACAATCAAGGTCAAGATGATAATTATTCTTTATTAAGTAATAGAGAAAGGGAAGTATTTGAATTAGTAGCTATGGGCTATACTAATAAACAGATAGGGCAAGAATTAGTAATTAGTGTAAAGACAGTTGAAACTCATAAATTTAGAATGATGAAAAAATTAGAACTCAATAAACGTTCAGAAGTAGTTCGTTTAGCTATAAAAAAGGGGATATTATAA
- a CDS encoding permease, with translation MLTEFADLVVYNWLNLNPEAHLAEALHFFIYDTLKIILLLSVMIFIISIIRSFFQPEKVKKLLSGKRLFVGNLMASFLGVVSPFCSCSTVPIFIGFVESGVPLGVTFSFLITSPIVNEIALVLLYSIFGFKIAALYLISGVTVGVLGGVLIGYLDLEEYVEEYVYEIEMEEEEIAAMTWKDRIEYAKYQVQDIVGRIWKFVMVGIAIGGLIHGYVPTGALANYAGPDNPFAVIVAVVFGVPLYSNAVGTVPIVEALMDKGVAIGTALSFMMATVALSVPEMVILRKVLKPKLIKIFVFIVGVAIIGVGYLFNIVI, from the coding sequence ATGTTAACAGAATTTGCTGATTTAGTAGTTTATAATTGGTTGAACTTAAATCCAGAGGCACATTTAGCGGAGGCATTACATTTCTTTATCTATGATACACTTAAAATCATTCTATTATTAAGTGTTATGATCTTTATAATTTCTATTATTCGTAGTTTCTTTCAACCAGAGAAGGTTAAGAAGTTATTAAGTGGGAAAAGATTATTTGTGGGTAATCTGATGGCTTCTTTTTTAGGAGTGGTGTCACCGTTTTGCTCTTGTTCTACAGTACCGATCTTTATTGGTTTTGTTGAATCCGGGGTACCATTAGGAGTAACATTTTCATTTTTAATTACTTCTCCGATCGTTAATGAGATAGCATTAGTATTACTCTATTCAATTTTTGGTTTTAAGATAGCAGCGCTATATTTGATTAGTGGAGTAACTGTAGGAGTATTAGGTGGTGTCTTAATTGGCTATTTAGATTTAGAAGAGTACGTAGAAGAGTACGTTTATGAGATTGAGATGGAAGAAGAAGAGATTGCAGCAATGACTTGGAAAGATCGAATTGAGTATGCTAAATACCAGGTTCAAGACATAGTAGGTAGGATATGGAAGTTTGTCATGGTTGGAATAGCAATTGGTGGTTTGATTCACGGTTATGTACCAACAGGAGCTCTAGCTAACTATGCTGGGCCTGATAATCCATTTGCTGTTATTGTAGCAGTTGTTTTTGGGGTTCCACTTTATTCTAATGCAGTAGGAACAGTTCCAATTGTAGAAGCACTTATGGATAAAGGAGTAGCAATAGGAACAGCTTTAAGTTTTATGATGGCAACTGTAGCTTTATCTGTACCAGAAATGGTCATTTTAAGAAAAGTGCTTAAGCCAAAGTTAATAAAAATATTTGTATTTATTGTTGGAGTTGCCATCATTGGCGTAGGTTACTTATTTAATATAGTTATTTAA
- a CDS encoding (Fe-S)-binding protein — protein MFLKKIEVETIRRCGADKTKIRFRTRPSTDISELLPYLNATYPDSIYYAKKPSLELKKDDAVILLESEAIVLNELSNTTQGIKLIDWVKEEINRVYKNKDQIEPDYTSKENLSVPELYKNLPQLNCSECGEVTCLAFATKFVKGEYELEACSPLFTDDYQGIRERLEDYI, from the coding sequence ATGTTTTTAAAAAAAATTGAAGTTGAGACTATTAGAAGATGTGGGGCAGATAAAACAAAGATAAGGTTTAGAACTCGTCCCTCGACAGATATTAGTGAATTATTACCGTATTTAAATGCTACTTATCCAGATAGCATTTATTATGCCAAAAAGCCTAGCTTAGAATTAAAGAAGGATGACGCTGTTATTTTATTAGAATCAGAAGCAATCGTTTTGAATGAATTAAGTAATACTACTCAGGGAATTAAGCTGATAGATTGGGTAAAAGAAGAGATTAATCGTGTTTATAAAAATAAAGATCAGATAGAACCTGATTATACTTCGAAAGAAAATCTAAGTGTTCCAGAACTATATAAAAACTTACCACAATTAAATTGTAGCGAATGTGGAGAAGTAACCTGTCTAGCCTTTGCTACTAAATTTGTTAAAGGAGAGTATGAATTAGAAGCTTGTAGTCCATTATTTACAGATGATTATCAGGGAATTAGAGAAAGATTAGAAGATTATATTTAA
- a CDS encoding sensor histidine kinase, with translation MIDQIHSNLFKPFFNLVGVKGKIMGIAIILILLLASLLILESEDIFTQVLRHEVEKQGISLAQYIAVRSEDFLLTNNLFGLHQLIKDVMNNNQELAYILIFNSQGELVSDTFGRKIPKELIDFNQNFNQISSNQDYSSKTFRNEGGIIHDIAVPIWQGRYGIVRLGVTEVYIDQALTKLKYLLWFSTVLISFLGIAIAYFLANLINKPLSELVTATGKVGSGKLDYRVSLDWAEDELGKLGQAFNNMTAKLQRTAIERRKLWKELQKKEERRQYLLNKVIMAQEEERKRIARELHDETSQALTSLNLALANLENTDEQKKFNERIKMMKKTIAKVLDEINLLARQLRPSILDDLGLAAAVENYIKESSKYWNEDVGLHINGLIDTTLAKEVEITVYRIIQEALTNALRYAEADNISVIINNREGNLLVIIEDDGCGFDLDEVMNSDRTQEHLGLLGMQERADLLGGELTIETGEGNGTTVYVNIPVNDTSIIEEEFDD, from the coding sequence ATGATAGATCAAATACATTCTAACTTATTTAAGCCGTTCTTTAATCTAGTAGGAGTTAAAGGTAAAATTATGGGGATTGCTATTATCTTAATTTTATTATTAGCATCATTATTAATTTTAGAATCAGAAGATATATTTACTCAAGTATTAAGGCATGAAGTAGAAAAACAAGGAATCTCTTTAGCTCAATACATAGCAGTTCGTAGTGAAGATTTCTTGTTGACTAATAATCTTTTTGGTTTGCACCAATTAATTAAGGATGTAATGAATAATAATCAGGAATTAGCTTATATTTTGATTTTTAATTCACAAGGAGAGTTAGTATCAGATACTTTTGGTAGAAAGATTCCTAAAGAATTAATTGATTTTAATCAGAATTTTAATCAGATAAGTTCAAATCAGGATTATAGTAGTAAGACTTTTAGAAATGAAGGTGGAATTATTCATGATATAGCAGTACCTATTTGGCAGGGGCGTTATGGGATAGTTAGGTTAGGGGTCACCGAAGTTTATATTGATCAAGCATTAACTAAATTAAAGTATTTACTTTGGTTTAGTACAGTATTAATTTCCTTTTTAGGAATCGCTATTGCTTATTTTTTAGCGAATCTAATTAATAAACCTTTAAGTGAACTGGTTACTGCTACTGGAAAAGTTGGTTCAGGGAAGCTAGATTATAGAGTTTCTTTGGATTGGGCTGAGGATGAATTAGGTAAATTAGGCCAAGCTTTTAATAATATGACCGCTAAATTACAAAGAACAGCTATTGAACGGCGAAAATTATGGAAAGAGTTACAGAAGAAAGAGGAACGAAGACAGTATTTATTAAATAAAGTAATTATGGCTCAGGAAGAAGAAAGAAAGAGAATCGCTAGGGAGTTACATGATGAGACTAGTCAAGCTTTAACCAGCTTAAATTTAGCCTTAGCTAATTTAGAAAATACTGACGAGCAAAAGAAATTTAATGAAAGAATAAAAATGATGAAGAAAACAATAGCTAAAGTCTTAGATGAAATTAATTTATTAGCTCGGCAGTTACGTCCTAGCATTTTAGATGATTTAGGTTTAGCAGCAGCTGTTGAAAATTATATAAAGGAATCCTCTAAATACTGGAATGAAGATGTAGGTTTGCATATTAATGGTCTAATCGATACTACCCTCGCTAAGGAAGTTGAGATTACAGTCTATCGGATTATACAAGAAGCATTAACTAATGCTCTTCGTTATGCGGAGGCCGATAATATTAGTGTTATAATTAATAATAGAGAAGGTAATCTATTAGTTATTATAGAAGATGATGGATGCGGCTTTGATTTAGATGAGGTTATGAATAGTGATCGAACTCAAGAGCATTTAGGTCTCCTTGGTATGCAAGAACGTGCTGATTTATTAGGTGGAGAGCTAACAATTGAAACAGGAGAAGGAAATGGAACTACGGTTTATGTTAATATACCAGTTAATGACACATCAATAATTGAGGAGGAGTTTGATGATTAA
- a CDS encoding substrate-binding domain-containing protein: MKQNQTLITLFLILILIVVIFVFGYNTLFTQSDYPFISFSKQVTRSDLKVTQVKHNDPLRISLAAITSTKESITYYEKLLTLLEEKLDRPIEIVQRKTYSEVNELLRTEEVDMAFICTYSYVSGHDSFGLELLAAPQKDGKANYYSYIIVREDSGINNFDDLQGKRFAFTDPMSNTGYNYPMTLLKWRGKRSENYFKSYIFTYSHDNSIKAVMEGIVDGAAVDHMVYKYFLKINSQNKDSLKVIKKSPKFTTPPVVVRPGLNSETKQKLQNFFMTLDESSNGKDILKNMGLDGYEIVSDKDYNSVRKLRKELEE, translated from the coding sequence ATGAAACAAAATCAAACTTTAATTACACTATTTTTAATACTAATTTTAATAGTTGTAATATTTGTTTTTGGTTATAATACTTTATTTACTCAAAGCGATTATCCATTTATTTCGTTTAGTAAACAGGTTACAAGGTCTGATTTAAAAGTAACTCAAGTAAAGCACAATGATCCTCTTCGTATTTCACTTGCTGCTATTACGTCAACTAAGGAAAGCATAACTTATTATGAAAAATTATTAACTTTATTAGAAGAAAAATTGGATAGACCTATTGAAATAGTTCAGCGAAAAACGTATAGTGAAGTTAATGAACTATTACGTACTGAAGAGGTAGATATGGCTTTTATTTGTACTTATAGTTATGTTAGTGGTCATGATTCATTCGGTTTAGAGCTATTAGCTGCTCCGCAAAAAGATGGTAAAGCAAATTATTATTCTTATATAATTGTTCGAGAGGATAGTGGAATTAATAACTTTGATGACTTACAAGGAAAACGTTTTGCTTTTACTGATCCTATGTCTAATACAGGTTATAATTATCCAATGACACTTTTAAAATGGCGAGGAAAACGTTCTGAAAATTATTTTAAGTCTTATATATTTACTTATAGTCACGATAATTCAATTAAAGCAGTTATGGAAGGTATAGTAGATGGGGCTGCTGTAGATCATATGGTATATAAATATTTTCTAAAGATAAATTCACAAAATAAGGATAGCTTAAAAGTAATTAAAAAATCTCCAAAATTTACTACTCCTCCAGTTGTAGTTAGACCAGGTCTTAATTCAGAAACTAAACAAAAGTTACAAAATTTTTTCATGACTTTAGATGAATCTTCAAATGGGAAAGATATTTTGAAAAATATGGGTTTAGATGGTTATGAAATAGTTAGTGATAAAGATTATAATAGTGTAAGAAAATTAAGGAAAGAATTAGAAGAATGA
- a CDS encoding ArsR/SmtB family transcription factor: MSTLISKLTSELFKALAHPTRIQILNLLRDGELCVCDIYEALELSQSNISQHLKVLKDQDLVENRKDGVKVLYKVKDNEIWEILDSAKSLLVKQINKTKLALEEGE, encoded by the coding sequence ATGTCAACATTAATTAGTAAACTGACAAGTGAATTATTCAAAGCATTAGCACATCCAACTAGAATTCAAATTTTGAATCTCTTGAGAGATGGAGAATTATGTGTATGTGATATTTATGAAGCTTTAGAACTTAGTCAATCGAATATTTCTCAACATTTGAAAGTATTAAAGGATCAAGATCTTGTTGAGAATCGTAAAGATGGAGTTAAAGTATTATATAAAGTAAAAGATAATGAAATCTGGGAGATTCTAGATTCGGCTAAGAGTTTATTAGTAAAGCAGATTAATAAGACAAAATTAGCTTTAGAAGAGGGTGAATAA